Proteins from one Shewanella pealeana ATCC 700345 genomic window:
- a CDS encoding aryl-sulfate sulfotransferase: protein MKRNILTAAIVAALFQSVVSFESNAAGFKPAPAAGQLGAVLVNPYGNSPLTAVLDLGSKRPTDVTVTVHGKGNKGVDISYPVGQQTINTHDGIPLFGLYADHSNQVTVKYNLDGKKVKEDYKVLTGPITNEYMDNRNITVMQEVQVKKVAKGFENRLYMVNSHTYNQQGSDLHWSGQKSKDAGIFESSPAMGSLPFDNAPMTYVVDTNGDIRWWLDQDAVYDGVGIDVNKRGYLMGLHDNGEGRITFVQGQQYGTFDLLGNFEQRRLPRGYVDASHEHNIMPNGHSLVRAAKANYKNPQGDIVHTVRDHILQIDQQGNLVDVWNLNEIMDPYRDALLEALDMGAVCLNVDIDQMGQTAEMEIDAPYGDIPGIAPGRNWAHINSIEYDPKDDSIILSFRHQGVAKVTRDKEVKWILAPYEGWNKELSKKLLKPVDKNGKPIKCTDKGVCDGDFDFTYTQHTAWLNNTTGNLTVLDNGDGRAHEQPALPTMKYTRFVEYKIDDENMTVQQTWEYGKDRGYDWYSPITSNVEYMEDKNTMFGFGGSVHLYTPGERTIGRINEIGYDDMKVKVEIDVLSDKANSPHYRAIIVNPTSQFGL, encoded by the coding sequence ATGAAACGTAATATTTTAACTGCAGCTATTGTTGCTGCATTATTTCAGTCAGTTGTTTCTTTTGAATCAAATGCCGCTGGTTTTAAACCAGCACCTGCAGCGGGCCAACTAGGTGCGGTGCTTGTTAATCCGTATGGTAACTCACCTCTAACTGCGGTATTAGATTTGGGCAGTAAGCGCCCAACCGATGTGACGGTAACAGTCCATGGTAAGGGCAATAAAGGAGTTGATATTAGTTACCCTGTGGGTCAGCAAACAATCAATACCCATGACGGTATTCCCTTGTTTGGTTTATATGCTGATCACAGCAACCAAGTGACAGTGAAATACAACCTAGACGGTAAAAAGGTCAAAGAAGACTATAAGGTGCTAACCGGACCTATCACTAACGAATATATGGATAACAGAAATATCACTGTTATGCAGGAAGTTCAGGTGAAGAAGGTTGCCAAAGGCTTTGAAAACCGCTTGTATATGGTCAACAGCCATACTTACAACCAGCAAGGTTCAGATCTGCATTGGTCAGGTCAAAAGAGTAAAGATGCAGGTATATTTGAATCTTCGCCAGCCATGGGTTCATTACCATTCGATAACGCCCCTATGACTTATGTCGTTGATACAAATGGTGATATTCGCTGGTGGTTAGATCAGGATGCGGTTTATGACGGTGTAGGAATCGATGTAAACAAGCGTGGATACTTGATGGGACTGCATGATAATGGTGAAGGCCGTATTACCTTTGTTCAAGGCCAGCAGTACGGCACCTTTGACTTGTTAGGTAACTTTGAACAACGTCGCTTGCCACGTGGATATGTTGACGCCTCCCATGAACATAACATCATGCCAAATGGCCACTCTTTAGTTCGTGCGGCTAAGGCTAACTATAAAAACCCTCAAGGCGATATCGTTCATACCGTACGAGACCATATTTTACAGATTGACCAACAGGGTAACTTGGTTGATGTGTGGAACCTGAACGAAATTATGGATCCATATCGTGATGCATTGCTTGAAGCCTTAGATATGGGAGCGGTTTGTTTGAACGTCGATATCGATCAGATGGGTCAAACTGCAGAAATGGAAATTGATGCCCCTTATGGCGATATTCCAGGTATTGCCCCCGGTCGTAACTGGGCTCACATCAACTCTATTGAATATGATCCAAAAGATGACTCTATTATCCTTTCTTTCCGTCATCAAGGTGTAGCCAAAGTGACTCGTGATAAGGAAGTGAAGTGGATCTTGGCACCTTATGAAGGTTGGAACAAAGAGCTTTCAAAGAAACTGCTTAAGCCAGTGGATAAGAATGGTAAGCCTATCAAGTGTACCGATAAAGGTGTGTGTGATGGTGACTTCGACTTTACCTACACTCAGCACACGGCATGGCTAAATAACACCACAGGCAATCTGACGGTTCTGGATAATGGTGACGGTCGTGCCCATGAGCAACCAGCCCTACCAACTATGAAGTATACCCGTTTCGTCGAATACAAAATTGACGACGAAAACATGACTGTGCAGCAGACATGGGAATACGGTAAAGATCGTGGTTATGACTGGTACAGCCCGATCACGTCTAACGTGGAGTATATGGAAGATAAGAACACCATGTTTGGTTTTGGTGGTTCAGTTCACCTCTATACTCCAGGCGAGCGCACCATTGGCCGAATTAATGAGATCGGTTATGACGATATGAAGGTAAAGGTGGAGATAGACGTTCTGTCAGATAAGGCAAACTCTCCACACTATCGCGCAATTATTGTGAACCCTACTAGCCAATTTGGTTTGTAA
- a CDS encoding thiol:disulfide interchange protein DsbA/DsbL — MKKTLTAIAATLFLSFGAHAATEGVEYQVLPEVAQFNAPNQVVKIYSINCPFCYKYEKAGIPNDKLMPAGSTLDQYHITSKPPFGVEKSTALAIAKEIKGEKTFKQLKDKYYDQYHVKKVKFKDADSTIAFTLDTLGMSRAEFDTYAKDPKVKQLMTKWDQGVEVAKIQGVPAITVNGKYLINTKSIRSMDMLKELIAELSAK; from the coding sequence ATGAAAAAAACACTTACCGCCATCGCAGCAACTCTATTTCTATCATTTGGTGCCCATGCAGCAACAGAGGGAGTTGAGTACCAAGTATTACCGGAAGTGGCTCAATTTAACGCCCCAAACCAAGTAGTGAAGATCTACTCGATTAACTGTCCTTTCTGCTACAAGTATGAAAAAGCAGGTATTCCTAACGATAAGTTAATGCCTGCTGGCAGCACTTTGGATCAGTACCATATCACCAGTAAACCACCTTTTGGCGTAGAGAAATCAACGGCATTGGCCATCGCTAAAGAGATCAAAGGCGAGAAGACATTCAAGCAATTAAAGGACAAGTACTACGACCAGTACCACGTCAAGAAGGTCAAATTTAAAGATGCCGATTCTACCATTGCATTTACCCTCGATACATTAGGCATGAGCCGCGCCGAGTTTGATACTTATGCTAAAGACCCAAAAGTAAAACAGCTAATGACCAAATGGGACCAAGGCGTTGAAGTCGCGAAAATTCAAGGGGTACCCGCAATTACCGTCAACGGCAAATACCTGATCAACACCAAATCAATCCGTTCGATGGATATGCTCAAAGAGCTTATCGCTGAACTGTCTGCTAAGTAA
- a CDS encoding outer membrane protein OmpK, with translation MKLSKSVLAILLGIGGISSVSAEVHFQQNNVILGYEYLLDAEDKNPNLYDQAYFVLGHTTVADWGSATGWLRFENPLDSSENQKGEDAGATTKAWLKLDYNLGDSPFNIWGQSFTCANKPWMEQNFYLGGSYDVAVGKLKGTVGIGAQYAYGSFSPTGKSFNGASGGAVTMMLGYPLTSNWFAKAYYEAQFNRSDEHREVFGFDSYGHQAIIGIDYRFNSQLFVSTLYKHRQSWGGALNGGGELLFEAGYNF, from the coding sequence ATGAAACTATCAAAATCTGTCTTAGCAATACTCTTGGGAATTGGCGGCATCAGTTCTGTTAGCGCAGAAGTTCATTTCCAGCAAAATAATGTGATTCTTGGATATGAGTATTTACTCGATGCAGAAGACAAAAATCCTAATCTTTATGATCAGGCTTATTTTGTATTAGGACATACAACAGTCGCTGATTGGGGAAGCGCCACGGGGTGGTTGAGATTTGAAAACCCACTAGACAGCTCTGAAAATCAGAAAGGCGAGGATGCAGGCGCAACAACTAAAGCTTGGCTAAAGCTGGATTATAACCTTGGCGATTCGCCGTTTAATATTTGGGGCCAGTCGTTTACCTGTGCCAACAAACCTTGGATGGAGCAAAACTTCTATCTGGGTGGTTCCTATGATGTTGCCGTTGGCAAACTCAAAGGTACAGTGGGTATCGGAGCACAATATGCCTACGGTAGCTTTTCTCCTACTGGAAAATCATTTAATGGGGCTTCGGGTGGAGCGGTGACTATGATGCTGGGCTACCCTTTGACATCAAATTGGTTTGCTAAAGCTTATTACGAAGCTCAATTCAATCGAAGCGATGAACATAGAGAGGTATTTGGATTCGATTCATACGGCCATCAGGCCATTATTGGCATAGATTACAGGTTCAATTCTCAGTTGTTTGTCAGCACGTTATATAAGCATAGGCAAAGCTGGGGTGGCGCACTCAATGGTGGTGGAGAGTTGCTATTCGAAGCGGGGTATAACTTCTAG
- a CDS encoding LysR family transcriptional regulator — translation MMNTNESAKDLSVAHLQLIVCLIKHGNACVASDELGMSQSTISYHLRRVRSIFSDEMFVRTGKGLKPTERCLQVGHFAQDLINRVEEELIHGNDFEATHIERELSLIADDTACGWFGELFVDLQKALPKVNLCARPWYLNALKDLDSGAVHFGLHIMQSGIKGIYDLEVVPCYRLCVVRDGHPLVSQGEVTLEDLAMYPVILNDLAGWNNNGHSVMETVLKNHGLKANLVGRLGYVNSIFSALQGSNAITYTSAVSLPKDLSGLTLLKAPPALDEVECNYRLYISKTRYGSQETNYLIEFLYNSFKSFALGKYERPEVAPLIRKC, via the coding sequence ATGATGAACACCAATGAGAGTGCTAAAGATCTTTCTGTTGCTCACCTTCAGCTAATCGTCTGTCTTATCAAGCATGGAAACGCTTGCGTAGCATCGGATGAGCTTGGTATGAGTCAATCGACGATCAGTTACCATCTGCGTCGCGTGCGAAGCATATTTTCTGATGAGATGTTTGTAAGAACGGGGAAAGGGCTTAAGCCTACGGAGCGATGTCTTCAAGTCGGTCATTTTGCTCAAGACTTAATTAATCGTGTTGAAGAGGAGTTGATCCACGGCAATGATTTTGAGGCAACTCATATTGAGCGGGAGCTTAGTTTAATTGCTGATGATACTGCCTGTGGTTGGTTTGGGGAGTTATTTGTTGATCTGCAGAAAGCTTTGCCTAAGGTAAACCTGTGTGCTCGTCCTTGGTACCTTAATGCACTGAAAGATTTAGACAGTGGCGCCGTACACTTTGGTCTGCACATAATGCAAAGCGGCATCAAAGGAATTTATGATCTCGAGGTTGTCCCCTGCTATCGTCTATGTGTGGTACGTGACGGCCACCCTCTGGTGTCACAAGGAGAGGTAACTCTTGAAGATCTGGCAATGTATCCGGTAATTTTAAATGACTTGGCTGGATGGAATAATAATGGTCACTCAGTTATGGAAACCGTGCTTAAAAACCATGGGCTTAAAGCGAATCTTGTCGGGCGATTAGGCTATGTGAATAGTATTTTCAGTGCGTTACAGGGCAGTAATGCGATTACCTATACTTCAGCAGTGTCTCTACCTAAGGATCTCTCTGGATTGACTTTGCTCAAGGCGCCGCCTGCGCTTGATGAAGTTGAATGTAACTATCGCCTTTATATTAGTAAGACACGCTATGGTTCGCAGGAAACTAATTACTTAATAGAGTTTCTTTATAATTCTTTTAAGAGTTTTGCGCTGGGTAAGTATGAAAGACCCGAAGTCGCGCCCCTAATTAGAAAGTGTTGA